In Candidatus Obscuribacterales bacterium, a genomic segment contains:
- a CDS encoding STAS domain-containing protein — protein sequence MSTRQVLVPTTRILSATSTTDILCWVNQSLDNGATELLLDLRNVMFMDSSGLGTLVVALTRVQAMGGTFALCSLGGQARMLLEETDTEQMFTIYSDRQMFEQRLAAA from the coding sequence ATGTCTACCCGTCAAGTTTTAGTTCCCACAACTCGGATTTTGAGCGCTACAAGCACCACGGATATCCTCTGCTGGGTTAACCAGAGCTTAGACAACGGCGCTACCGAACTCCTGCTTGATCTCCGTAACGTTATGTTCATGGATAGCAGTGGCTTAGGTACGTTAGTTGTTGCCTTAACGAGGGTGCAAGCGATGGGGGGTACCTTCGCCCTATGTTCTTTGGGTGGGCAGGCCCGCATGTTGCTGGAAGAAACCGATACAGAACAGATGTTTACGATCTATAGCGATCGCCAAATGTTTGAACAACGTCTAGCCGCCGCCTAG